A DNA window from Anaerobaca lacustris contains the following coding sequences:
- a CDS encoding FRG domain-containing protein has protein sequence MVADDSTANCNDAKPYLWKRELQSWGEFCRFFNEEFDLCTDTTPKPLLRHYVWRGHRRDDWRLLSSFDRVFSRSERFKELHVEDRAKQREIILTAHLNSFAYACRGKLSQLGISVMELKAYIRRHVLHRNHIWALGQHYGLVTPLLDWCYSPFAAAFFAFEEERENTGETNDYRVVFGLKVGEVCDVLNLPLDGCQLAYFDPMSSEHPRLVNQRGLFTVAEKGIDIETLLKKYEDPGFRERNRSGRNHPWLIRIRVPDTLSNRQCFLRALNAMNINHISLFPEIGGAAEFCNLGIELDGYAKFHGQSPSE, from the coding sequence ATGGTGGCAGACGATTCCACGGCCAACTGCAATGATGCGAAGCCGTATCTGTGGAAGCGAGAACTGCAAAGCTGGGGCGAATTCTGCCGCTTCTTCAATGAAGAATTCGACCTCTGCACAGATACGACCCCCAAGCCCCTCCTGAGGCACTATGTCTGGCGAGGACACAGGCGTGATGACTGGAGGCTGTTGTCGTCTTTCGACCGGGTATTTAGCCGGAGTGAGCGATTCAAAGAACTCCACGTCGAAGACAGAGCAAAGCAGCGTGAGATAATTCTCACGGCCCACCTCAATTCCTTCGCTTATGCATGCCGGGGCAAGTTGAGCCAGCTTGGCATCAGCGTAATGGAACTGAAGGCATACATTAGACGCCATGTTCTTCATAGGAATCATATCTGGGCGTTAGGACAGCACTATGGGCTTGTGACACCTCTGCTTGACTGGTGCTACTCCCCATTCGCGGCTGCATTCTTTGCCTTCGAAGAGGAGAGGGAGAACACGGGCGAGACGAATGATTACCGAGTGGTCTTTGGATTGAAAGTCGGCGAGGTATGTGACGTTCTGAACCTTCCACTCGACGGATGTCAGTTGGCCTATTTCGACCCGATGTCTTCGGAACACCCTCGGCTCGTCAATCAACGAGGACTATTCACTGTTGCTGAAAAGGGGATCGACATCGAGACTCTCTTGAAGAAGTACGAAGACCCCGGATTCAGAGAAAGGAACAGGTCCGGGAGAAACCACCCCTGGCTGATAAGGATCAGGGTGCCTGACACACTCTCCAATCGCCAATGCTTCTTGCGTGCCTTGAACGCCATGAATATCAATCACATAAGCCTGTTCCCAGAAATAGGAGGTGCTGCAGAATTCTGTAACCTGGGGATAGAGTTGGATGGCTATGCCAAGTTTCACGGTCAGAGTCCTTCAGAGTGA
- a CDS encoding HepT-like ribonuclease domain-containing protein translates to MARLWDMLDAARTAVEFTEGVGFQDFLQDRKTRNAVERNLEILGEAARCVSQQTRESLSDIPWRSMIGLRNILTHEYGEIRYEVLWAVVHDKLTPLIERLEEIGVNRPPTPEQQ, encoded by the coding sequence ATGGCGCGTCTGTGGGACATGCTCGATGCGGCCAGAACGGCTGTCGAGTTCACCGAGGGAGTCGGATTCCAGGATTTTCTGCAGGACCGCAAGACCCGCAACGCCGTGGAACGCAACTTGGAGATCCTCGGGGAAGCGGCCCGGTGCGTTTCGCAGCAGACCCGAGAGAGTCTCTCCGACATTCCCTGGAGGTCCATGATCGGCCTTCGAAATATCCTGACCCATGAATATGGGGAGATCCGCTACGAGGTACTGTGGGCGGTAGTCCACGACAAGCTGACCCCGCTGATCGAGCGGCTGGAAGAAATAGGTGTCAATCGTCCGCCGACGCCGGAGCAACAGTAG
- a CDS encoding nucleotidyltransferase family protein, translated as MNANVQIDRSMIAAFCRKWQIRELSVFGSVLREDFGAKSDVDFLVSFEPGAPLDIDRLLDIKEELETRLGRPVDLVEKEAMRNPWRRHEILKTRQVIYAA; from the coding sequence ATGAATGCTAACGTACAGATAGACCGCAGCATGATAGCCGCGTTCTGCCGGAAATGGCAGATACGGGAGTTGTCTGTCTTCGGCTCCGTCCTGCGGGAGGATTTCGGCGCGAAGAGCGACGTGGATTTCCTCGTGAGCTTCGAGCCTGGAGCGCCGTTGGATATTGACCGGTTGCTCGACATAAAAGAGGAGCTGGAAACTCGCTTGGGGCGTCCCGTCGATCTCGTGGAAAAGGAGGCGATGCGGAACCCGTGGAGAAGACACGAAATCCTTAAGACCCGCCAGGTGATCTATGCGGCCTGA
- a CDS encoding nucleotidyltransferase domain-containing protein: MMAACDREIALEFKRRADKLAPILQFYVFGSRARGDATAGSDLDVFLVIDHLDAGLREKISEVAWEVGFDNGLVLSTFVITAEQLEHGPLGASPIVRQIEKEGVPL, encoded by the coding sequence ATGATGGCAGCCTGCGACAGAGAGATCGCTCTTGAGTTCAAACGGCGCGCCGACAAACTGGCGCCGATCCTCCAGTTCTACGTTTTTGGGTCCAGGGCCAGAGGGGATGCGACGGCCGGTTCGGACCTGGACGTCTTCCTCGTGATCGACCACCTTGACGCGGGACTCCGTGAAAAGATTTCAGAGGTCGCCTGGGAGGTTGGGTTCGACAACGGTTTGGTGCTGTCCACCTTTGTCATTACCGCCGAGCAACTGGAGCACGGCCCATTGGGGGCCAGCCCGATCGTCCGGCAGATCGAGAAGGAGGGTGTCCCACTGTGA
- the cysS gene encoding cysteine--tRNA ligase: MALQLHNSLTRRKEAFRPLEEGRVGIYVCGPTVYGHAHLGHAKSYVSFDVLVRYLRYLGYNVTYVQNITDVGHLTDDADEGEDKIAKAAAKERVHPMALAELYTRSFFEDMDRLCCVRPDISPRASGHVIEQIELVRTLVEKGYAYEVNGSVYFDVARFKAYGKLSGRNIEEMIAGARIEPSPDKRNPVDFALWKRAEPNHIMQWPSPWGVGYPGWHLECSVMAMKYLGRTIDIHGGGLENQFPHHECEIAQSEAANDAPFVRFWLHNNMVTVDGQKMGKSLNNFITLKQAFAGNHERLTKAYEPLAIRQLILQSHYRSPLDFSDAALHAADSGYQRIAEAVRSLRKQLKVASEGSMDQDVAGQLDALKAKFEEAMNDDLNTSVALSVLFDLVRLTNTLAGSATRETLGAVDDLFTRLGGDVLGIVKPEYEQQPDADETQRCELAVEILIELRNEARMRRDYAFADDIRERLGSAGIALEDSPTGTGWKFL, from the coding sequence ATGGCTTTACAACTTCACAATAGTCTGACGAGGCGGAAGGAGGCGTTTCGGCCGCTGGAAGAAGGTCGGGTGGGGATCTATGTCTGCGGGCCAACGGTGTACGGGCACGCGCATCTGGGGCACGCCAAGAGCTATGTCAGCTTCGACGTGCTGGTGCGCTACCTGCGATACCTCGGCTACAACGTCACGTACGTGCAGAACATCACCGACGTGGGGCATCTGACCGACGACGCCGACGAAGGCGAGGACAAGATCGCCAAGGCGGCGGCCAAGGAGCGGGTGCATCCGATGGCGCTGGCCGAGCTGTATACGCGCAGCTTCTTCGAGGACATGGACCGGCTCTGCTGCGTGCGGCCGGACATCAGCCCGCGCGCCAGCGGCCACGTCATCGAGCAGATCGAGCTGGTCCGTACGCTCGTCGAGAAGGGCTATGCGTACGAGGTCAACGGCTCGGTCTACTTCGACGTGGCGCGCTTCAAGGCGTACGGCAAGCTGTCCGGGCGCAATATCGAGGAGATGATCGCCGGGGCGCGCATCGAGCCGTCGCCCGACAAGCGCAACCCCGTCGATTTCGCCCTGTGGAAGCGGGCCGAGCCCAACCACATCATGCAGTGGCCCAGCCCCTGGGGCGTGGGCTATCCCGGCTGGCACCTCGAATGCTCGGTGATGGCGATGAAGTACCTCGGCAGGACCATCGACATCCACGGCGGCGGACTGGAGAACCAGTTCCCCCACCACGAGTGCGAGATCGCCCAGTCCGAGGCCGCCAACGACGCCCCCTTCGTCCGCTTCTGGCTGCACAACAACATGGTGACGGTCGACGGACAGAAGATGGGCAAGAGCCTGAACAACTTCATCACGCTCAAGCAGGCCTTCGCGGGCAACCACGAGCGGCTGACCAAGGCCTACGAGCCATTGGCCATTCGCCAGCTCATCCTGCAGAGCCACTACCGCAGCCCGCTGGACTTCTCCGACGCCGCCCTGCACGCCGCCGACAGCGGCTACCAGAGAATCGCCGAGGCCGTTCGCAGCCTGCGCAAGCAACTCAAGGTCGCGTCGGAAGGTTCGATGGACCAGGACGTCGCCGGTCAACTCGACGCGCTGAAAGCGAAATTCGAAGAGGCGATGAACGACGATCTCAACACATCGGTGGCGCTGTCGGTCCTGTTCGATCTGGTTCGCCTGACCAACACGCTGGCCGGCTCGGCAACGCGCGAAACGCTCGGCGCCGTGGACGACCTGTTCACCCGGCTCGGCGGCGACGTGCTCGGGATCGTCAAGCCTGAATATGAACAGCAGCCTGACGCAGATGAGACCCAAAGATGTGAACTCGCGGTTGAGATACTCATCGAACTGCGCAACGAAGCTCGGATGAGAAGAGACTACGCGTTTGCGGACGACATACGAGAGCGTTTGGGATCGGCGGGAATCGCACTGGAAGACAGTCCGACTGGAACAGGGTGGAAGTTCTTATGA
- the ruvC gene encoding crossover junction endodeoxyribonuclease RuvC, which translates to MRILGIDPGLQCCGYACIETDGDRDTIVEAGVLRTDGELALELRLNQIAADIETLLERFRPEVVAVEQLYAHYAHPRTAILMGHARGVILQKSAAAGVEVKSFSATRIKKSLTGNGRASKEQMQRTIQTVMALPELPTPNDVADAMAIALCCGNALARERR; encoded by the coding sequence ATGAGGATCCTCGGGATCGATCCCGGCTTGCAGTGCTGCGGCTACGCCTGCATCGAAACCGACGGCGACCGGGACACCATCGTCGAGGCGGGCGTGCTGCGCACCGATGGCGAGCTGGCGCTCGAACTGAGGCTCAACCAGATCGCGGCCGATATCGAGACGCTACTGGAGCGGTTCCGGCCGGAGGTCGTCGCGGTCGAGCAGTTGTATGCTCACTACGCCCATCCGCGCACGGCGATCCTGATGGGCCACGCGCGAGGGGTGATCCTGCAGAAGAGCGCCGCGGCCGGCGTCGAGGTCAAAAGCTTCAGCGCCACGCGGATCAAGAAATCGCTGACGGGCAACGGACGGGCCTCGAAGGAGCAGATGCAGCGGACCATCCAGACCGTGATGGCCCTGCCGGAGTTGCCGACGCCGAACGATGTGGCCGATGCGATGGCGATTGCGCTGTGTTGCGGCAATGCGCTGGCGCGGGAAAGAAGATAG
- the ruvA gene encoding Holliday junction branch migration protein RuvA: MIARIEGKLLKVDTETALVQVGSIAYEVMLPGYCIGALSEQIGADVALCTMEYYEGTLGGGNLIPRMIGFLNSGERDFFTKFTSVKGMGIKKGLRALSIPIGAIADAIENGDEKMLTALPGVGKRMAQQIVAELRGKLLTFATGAEPTEARPTFRPFQSEALEILVAWGEKRNEAMELIELACQRHPDATTAEALVPLVYRLKQGIEV, encoded by the coding sequence ATGATTGCCAGGATTGAAGGGAAGCTGCTGAAAGTGGATACGGAGACGGCGCTGGTACAGGTCGGGTCGATTGCCTATGAGGTGATGCTGCCGGGCTATTGCATCGGCGCTTTGTCCGAGCAGATCGGCGCCGACGTCGCCTTGTGCACGATGGAATACTACGAAGGCACGCTCGGCGGCGGCAATCTCATCCCGCGCATGATCGGGTTCCTCAATTCGGGCGAGCGGGACTTCTTCACGAAGTTCACCAGCGTCAAAGGCATGGGCATCAAGAAAGGCCTACGCGCCCTGAGCATCCCCATCGGCGCCATCGCCGACGCCATCGAGAACGGCGACGAGAAGATGCTGACCGCCCTGCCGGGCGTCGGCAAGCGGATGGCCCAGCAGATCGTCGCTGAGCTCAGGGGCAAGCTCCTGACGTTTGCCACCGGCGCCGAGCCGACCGAAGCCCGGCCCACGTTCAGGCCCTTCCAGAGCGAGGCCCTCGAAATCCTCGTCGCCTGGGGCGAGAAGCGCAACGAGGCGATGGAGCTGATCGAGCTCGCCTGCCAGCGTCACCCCGACGCCACCACCGCCGAAGCGCTCGTGCCGCTCGTCTACCGCCTCAAGCAAGGCATCGAGGTCTGA
- a CDS encoding zinc ribbon domain-containing protein has protein sequence MRAVRFAIVLIAALACAAPGADYFPLKEGNQWSYAMSTGVEMTVTVVGHAQVGPVRCAVVETRMGWQTQRDYMAADAEGVKTYMTQAQGQEMRYDPPVLRVKLPVQAGQTWTSTVDQAGMSITTTNRWLGTERIQTPAGTFDCVKVQSSVAVPGQPPMVSVSYYADGIGGVRQTMQAGGQEISAVLTATNVRPTRTAAPARSAEVAGKTKCQQCGTLAEVGAKFCPACGAKLVQPAPVTACPQCSAKLPAGARFCPECGHRISAATAGPQTTEPSASPIETGPALERYQSPDGKVVLYKPTDWTVEQEPLGEGAFALSVTEPEEKAAVIFVTFPTDDEIKDSVVLAARCLTVLAQEIPSLQATNVHSTPERERTIAEITLIDDGEKGVGRGYFFHTQRTGTVYLLLAREDLWDEVRPTLTTVAANLAFAPEGVATIADRARQFGEQAPRPQGGRVLSPAAMIQQASQRPGRQVPLRPAALSDQSLTLQIPQGWSLQGQKVQFTTFDNPQTKQRGVGSGSHTIIPTQFPVPGTINAPYQPPLQALGLVLELGQVGTDLQLLGECPTEQAIPEAADSIRRFQAQGMQVDARLMHVRFRSIATGATLRGLFAVQCIAMPMSPVWQVLADGNWAPDNEYDEWLPLYLRIGKTTQVNQQWFGGEMQSRYARQQQLNRNLQNSIAESNQAFDQYMDTLRDADRSRDYVGHMWSQTTLGQGTWVAENEGASVYRTDSWGIEGPEGRIDHQAFNTTNFTGQDHGLELIDTRAEYEKYIANR, from the coding sequence ATGAGAGCCGTGCGATTCGCCATTGTTCTGATTGCCGCCTTGGCTTGCGCTGCGCCGGGGGCCGACTACTTCCCCCTGAAGGAGGGCAACCAGTGGTCCTACGCCATGTCCACCGGCGTGGAGATGACCGTCACCGTGGTGGGCCACGCCCAGGTCGGCCCAGTCCGCTGCGCCGTGGTCGAGACCCGCATGGGCTGGCAGACCCAGCGCGATTACATGGCGGCCGACGCCGAGGGCGTCAAGACCTATATGACCCAAGCCCAGGGCCAGGAGATGCGTTACGATCCGCCGGTCCTGCGGGTCAAACTGCCCGTCCAGGCGGGTCAGACGTGGACCAGCACCGTCGACCAGGCCGGCATGTCGATCACCACGACGAACCGATGGCTGGGCACCGAGCGCATCCAGACGCCGGCGGGGACATTCGACTGCGTCAAGGTGCAGTCGAGCGTGGCCGTTCCCGGCCAGCCGCCGATGGTGTCGGTCAGCTACTACGCCGACGGGATCGGTGGCGTGCGCCAGACGATGCAGGCGGGCGGCCAGGAGATCAGCGCGGTTCTGACGGCGACCAACGTCCGGCCGACGCGAACGGCGGCGCCGGCAAGGTCCGCCGAGGTCGCAGGCAAGACGAAGTGCCAGCAGTGCGGCACCTTGGCCGAAGTGGGGGCGAAGTTCTGCCCGGCGTGCGGCGCCAAGCTCGTTCAGCCGGCCCCTGTCACGGCGTGCCCGCAGTGCAGCGCCAAGCTGCCGGCCGGGGCCAGGTTCTGCCCCGAATGCGGACACCGAATCTCCGCCGCAACGGCGGGACCCCAGACGACCGAGCCGAGCGCGTCGCCGATCGAGACAGGCCCGGCCCTCGAACGGTACCAGTCGCCGGATGGGAAGGTCGTGCTCTACAAACCCACCGACTGGACCGTGGAACAGGAGCCCCTGGGTGAGGGCGCCTTTGCCCTGTCGGTGACGGAGCCCGAGGAGAAGGCCGCCGTAATCTTCGTGACCTTCCCGACGGACGACGAGATCAAGGATTCCGTCGTGCTGGCGGCCCGGTGTCTCACGGTCCTGGCGCAGGAGATTCCGAGTCTCCAGGCCACCAACGTCCACTCCACACCCGAACGGGAGCGCACCATCGCCGAGATCACCTTGATTGACGATGGGGAAAAGGGCGTCGGTCGCGGCTATTTCTTCCACACGCAGCGGACCGGCACCGTCTACCTTCTCCTGGCCCGTGAGGACCTGTGGGACGAGGTTCGCCCGACACTGACCACGGTGGCCGCCAACCTCGCCTTCGCACCGGAGGGGGTGGCGACCATTGCGGATCGCGCCCGGCAGTTCGGCGAACAGGCGCCGAGGCCGCAAGGCGGTCGGGTGCTCTCGCCGGCGGCCATGATCCAGCAGGCCTCTCAACGGCCCGGCCGGCAGGTGCCGCTGCGTCCGGCGGCCCTGTCCGATCAGTCCTTGACCCTGCAAATCCCGCAGGGCTGGAGTCTCCAGGGCCAGAAGGTTCAGTTCACGACCTTCGACAACCCGCAGACCAAACAGCGAGGGGTCGGCTCGGGCAGCCATACGATCATCCCCACCCAGTTCCCCGTGCCCGGCACGATCAACGCGCCGTATCAGCCGCCGTTGCAGGCGCTGGGGCTGGTCCTCGAACTCGGCCAGGTCGGGACCGACCTGCAACTGCTGGGCGAGTGTCCGACGGAGCAGGCGATTCCGGAGGCCGCCGACTCGATCCGCCGGTTCCAGGCGCAGGGCATGCAGGTCGATGCGAGGCTCATGCATGTGCGGTTCCGAAGCATCGCGACGGGTGCGACGCTTCGCGGGCTGTTCGCCGTCCAGTGCATCGCCATGCCGATGAGCCCGGTCTGGCAGGTGCTGGCCGACGGCAACTGGGCCCCCGACAATGAATACGACGAGTGGCTGCCGCTGTATTTGCGGATCGGCAAGACCACGCAGGTCAACCAGCAGTGGTTCGGCGGCGAGATGCAAAGCCGCTACGCGCGGCAGCAGCAGCTCAACCGGAACCTGCAGAACTCCATCGCCGAAAGCAATCAGGCGTTCGATCAGTACATGGACACCCTTCGCGACGCCGACCGCAGCCGCGACTACGTCGGCCATATGTGGAGCCAGACCACCCTCGGGCAAGGGACCTGGGTGGCTGAGAATGAGGGGGCCAGCGTCTATCGGACGGACTCGTGGGGGATCGAGGGGCCTGAGGGACGGATCGACCATCAGGCGTTCAATACGACCAACTTCACCGGGCAGGACCACGGATTGGAGCTGATCGACACCCGCGCCGAATACGAGAAGTACATCGCCAATCGGTAG